The Pseudomonadota bacterium genome includes the window TCTGTAAAGGGGGATATTTTCTTTAATATTTATACTATCAAGAACTGATCTGGCAGGCATATACTCTTCTTTGCAATCCGGGCATATTTTTCTTAATAGTCTTTGTGCAATTACGCATGTTAATGAGGAGGCTACAAGGAAAGGTTCAACGCCCATTTCCACAAGCCTTGTAGCAGAGCCTGCCGCATCATTTGTATGAAATGTTGAAAGCACGATATGACCTGTAAGAGCTGAATGGACTGCGATTGTTGCAGTTTCCCTGTCTCTTATTTCGCCTACCATTATAACATCGGGGTCCTGTCTTAAAATTGCTCTTAAACCTACATCGAAAGTAAGTCCGGCTCTTGGGTTTACCTGGGACTGTGAAATTGATTCGATAGTATATTCAACCGGATCTTCTATGGTAATAATATTCTTTTCCGGTGTATTGATATAGTTGAGTATTGCGTAAAGTGTAGTAGACTTACCGCTGCCTGTGGGGCCTGTAGAAAGAATAAAACCGTATGGTCTTTTTATGACGTTTTTGATTTTTTCTTCATCATCGGAAAAAAAACCTATCCTGTCTATACCATAAAGAGCAGCACTTTTATCTAGCATTCTCAAAACAGCCTTTTCCCCGTATATTGTCGGATATGTGGAAACTCTTATACCGAGGTCTTTTGTACCTTCTTTTATATCGAACCGTCCATCCTGGGGGATTCTTGATTTAGCAATATCCATGCCCGCTACAATTTTTATTCTCGATACTATAGGAAGAAACATTTTTTTCGGCGGCGCCGGTATTTCTCTCAACTTTCCATCTATCCTCATCCGTATCCTTAATGTTTTTTCGCCGGGCTCTATATGAATATCACTCGCACTATCAGCTACTGCCTGTGTAAGAAGACTATTTACAAATCTTATTACAGGCTCCTCATCACCGGATTCAAAAGTGATTTTTTCCTCTTCCTCTTCCTCTTCCTCTTCCGGCTTAACAGTTGCTTCTTCCTCTTTCATTTTTTGAAGAGTCTCTTCCACAATTGTTTTTACGCCATAATATTTTTCAAGAGCTCTTTTCATCTCTCCTTCGGTAGTTATGCATGGATCCACTTCCATTCTTACAATTCTTGTGACCTCATCCATTGCGTTTATATCCAGAGGGTCAACCATGGCGAGTTTTAAGACATTAAAACGCCTCTCAAAGGGAATTATGAGATAATTTTTTGCAATATCCTCGCTGATTAACTTCACCAGTTCCTTGGGTATGTCTTTTTCGTCGAGATTAACTATTGGTATTCCAAGCTGTTTGCTGACCGTATCAATAATATCCTTTTCTGTAAGAAGGCCCATCTTGATAAGTACTTTGCCAAGTCTCTCACCGTATTTTTTTTGTTCGACAAGCGCTTTGTAAATATCTTCCTCTTGTAATCTTTTAGCTTCTATAAGGATTTCGCCCAGCTTTTTTCTAATCCGTTGAATCATTTATTATCACCTGTCACCTGATGTTTGATGTAATCTGCCATACTTGCCACCGCATATGCGTCTTCCCATTTTATAATTCTCCTGCTTAAAAGATCATTGAGGTTCTGTTCCATGGTATGCATTCCATATTCCTTTCCGAGTTCAATGGAAGAATATACCTGATAAGTTTTTCCTTCCCGTATCATATTTCTAACAGCAGGTGTAATAATAAGCACCTCAGTTGTTGGTATTCTGCCCTTTATGTCGATTCTCTTTAAAAGTTTCTGCGTTATTACGCCCTGAAGCGTAATGGAAAGCTGGGAGCGAATCTGTGGTTGCTGGTAAGGGGGAAAAACGTCTATAATTCTGTCTATAGTCTGGGAGGCACTTGTAGTATGCAAAGTAGAAAATACAAGATGACCTGTTTCGGCTGCAGTAATGGCTGCCTGCATGGTTTCAAGGTCCCTCATTTCGCCGATCAGTATCACATCAGGGTCCTGTCTTAATACACGCTTTAGCGCATTTGAAAAAGACAGCGTATCTTCACCAACTTCTCTCTGGGAAATAATAGATTTCTTTGGCTTATAGACGTATTCTATGGGATCTTCAACTGTTACCACATGAAGAGATTGTTCTTCATTAATCATGTCAATCATTGCTGCAAGAGAGGTTGATTTTCCGCTCCCTGTCGGCCCAGTAACCAGAATCAGGCCATTTGGTTTTCTTGTCAGATCTTTTAAGATGTTCGGCAAATTTAAATCTTCCAACTTGGGAATGTTCACGGGGATAAGCCTTATGGCGAATGCAATTATACTTTTTTGAAAATATACATTCACCCTGAAACGGGCTTTCCCTTTTAATTCGTAGGCAAAATCAAGCTCCCGGTCATTAAAAAAAGCATTTTTTTTTGCAGAATCTTCAACAAGTTCATCAAAAAAGGATTTAAGGTCTTTCTCGGTTAGATAAGTTGCGTGGATATAAGAGAGCTCGCCGTCAATCCTTATGGAAGGCGGGATGCCCGCTATAAGATGCAAATCCGATGCGCTTTTTTCAATCATAAAATGCAGCATATCTTTAATATTCATATAAGCCTCACTAAAATTATAAAAAAACTTTTATTTAGTTAATGTTTACAAAAAAATTGCAATATCAACTACTTAAAAAACCAGTAACTCATGATTTCTGCAAGTTTTAATCTGCAGAAGACAGTCTGTGTAATTCAGAAATGAAGATGCAGCCTTGTGACTGCTCTTCATAGCCGACGCTTTGCTTCTTAATGTAAAATTAATACTTTATACAAAAAATATATTATTAAAGGCTATTTCTTTTATGTCATTATCGAATAACAACATATAACATTTAACGGTTTTCCCACTATAAACCTTAGAAACAGGTATTGTCAATGTATGCCATTCGTTATCTTTGATGAGCTCCAGGGGGATCTTAGGGATTTCAATATCTTCGTTGTTGTCTGACACCATTCTGAGTCTGAATAAATACCAGGCTTTTTCAACTTTAGTCTCCAGAATTTTATAGGAAAGGTTGCAAAAACTCTTTAGAGAAAAAATATTTTTTTTGCCGTTTAAAATAGTATAATCGGCAATAAAATTAAGATCTTCTTTAAGAGGCCCCCTGTCTCTGAATAAAAGCCCTATAGGCGTATCAAAAAGCATACCTGATGCATCAAAAAAGCTGAGGTTATTAAGACTGAAATCAGCCTCATAAAGAATCATTTCTTTTTCAAGTTTCAACGGTCTAATGCCGGTCAATGTTTGATTTTTATTAGGTGTGGTTTCAAAAATACGTTCAATAAAGCCTTTTTCTTTTGAGGATTCAAAAATCATTTCAGGCATATCTATCAACCCATTTTCATAAAGCTTGAGAAGTGATTTATCCATGGAAATCATGTCATCTTTCTTTGAAATATCCATTATAGAAAATATTTGATGGACTTTATCTTCTTTAATAAGGGTTTTTATTGATTGAGTTGTAGTCATGACCTCGCATGCACATACAAAGCCTTTACCATCTGCTCTCTGAACAAGCCTTTGAGATACAACGCATTGAAGCAGCTGGGATAGTTGATTGCGTATCTGGTTTTTTTCATATTCAGGAAAAAAATCAATTATTCTATTGAGAGTTTGGACTACGTTTATCGTGTGAAGAGTTGAAAATACAAGATGACCTGTTTCGGCCATTTCAATTACGATCTTCATCGTTTCGCTGTCTCTGATCTCGCCGACAAGTATCACATCAGGATCTTCTCTGAGTACCCTTTTAAGAGCTGACTGAAAAGATTTTGTATCTTTACCTACTTCACGTTGGCTTATAATGGATTTTTCAGATTTATATACAAATTCGATGGGGTCTTCAATCGTTACAATATGGCAGGCGCGTTCTTTATTGATTAAATCAATCAAGGATGCGAGGGTAGTTGATTTCCCGCTACCAGTGGGACCAGTGATGAGGACTAAACCATTTTGTTTTTTTGTGAGTTTTTTTAATATCTCCGGAAGGCCGAGTGCGCTGAAAGAGGGAACTTTATTTGGGATGGGTCTCATAACGAGCCCTATGTTTCCCATCCTTAAAAAGGCGTTTATCCTGAATCTCCCAAGTCCGTTTATTTCATAGCTGTAATCAAGTTCTTTTTTCCCTTCGAAGGTTTCGTACTGCCATGCCGTTGCCGTTGTTTTTAATAGACTGTTTATTTCTTCACTTCCAAGGACAACATCATTTAGTTTAATAATGTTTCTATTGTTCCCTAACGGCGGCAGATCCTTGAAAAAAAATATACTTTTTACTCCTTGAGAAATACCCTTTTCAACTATTTCTGTTAAATTGACTTTCTTCAAGAATTTTTAACCTCTCAATAACTTTGTTCTTTTCCTCTATCTTGCCGCCTTCTCGTAGGTAAAACCTGTAATATTTAATAGCCTCTTTAATTTCGCCCATGTCGTCCTTTATAAGCGCAATAGATAAATATGTTGAAGGGTTTTTGTTGCCTCTCCTGATCAAATTCTCAAGGACTCTCGAAGCCTCATCATACCTCTTTTGATGACGCAAAAGGCCGGAAAGGTTAATATAGGCTTCAGCTCCGTCCTTATCCATGTCGATCGCTTTTTTAAAATATTCTTCTGCAAGTTTCCTGTCTCCTTCTCTCATAAAAATGATGCCTGTATTGTTATATGCTTTTGTGTAATCAGGTTTTTTTTCGAGAATCCTTCTAAAATACATCAATGCTTCGTTTGCATTACCTTCTCTCATGGCAATAACGCCAAGATTATTCAAAACCTCTATGTTATTAGGCTGTTCTGATAAAATATTTAAATACAGCTTCTTCGCCTCCTTTGTTCTGCCTTTTTCTGTTTCTAAAAGCGCTTCGTTGTACATAGACATAATTCTTTCTTCATCAACCTTCATTACAACAACCTTCGTGTGCTCCATTGATGCCGAAGGAATTTCTTTTCTCGGATTGACAGGCAAGGCGGAGGTATTTACGTAGGTACTCTTTAACCTGGCAGTTTTCTTTTTCAGAGCTGGAATCTCTTTAGGTTCAAGGCCTGTTATTTTTCCATGAACTGTTTCTGTGGCATTTGTTTCTAAGTTACGAGACTTATTTTTCAATGTTTTATCTTCGGATTTTGCATTGAAGGATGTTTTTGCAGAAGTTTCAGTTTTTTCATTTCCCTTTGTATTTGCTTTTTCCTCAATTTTTGTTGTTGCTCCAACCTTGTCAACAGGTTTTAGTTCCGTATCAGGTTCTTTCACTTCAGCAGGTTGTGCCTTTTCAACTGTCTTTTCTACCCGTTGCATGACGGGCTGCCCTTTTGAAGCAAATATTTTTGAAGAAGGCTGAATTGGTTTTGTTCTAAGCATCATAGGCAGAATAGAAACAAGTAAAACGATACCTGTTATGGCTGACAGAGTGATATAAAAAATGTTTTTATTCTTTGTATACACAGTCTGTATACTGCTCCGGACATCGGGTTTGACCTTTTTCCTCTCCTCCTGAGCCTTTTTTAGGGCATCAAGGATAAGACTCATTGGGAATCCTTTCCATATATTATCATCGGTGTTAAGAATATGACAAGTTCACTTCTATATGAATAATCTGTCTTTGTCTTAAAAAAACTTCCCAACCCCGGTATGGACATGAGGCCCTTTATACCCTGCTCATCATTTGTTGAAAAGTCTTTTATAAGTCCGCCTATTATTACAGATTCACCCTCCCTCACCTTAACAAGGGTGTCTACCTCTCTCACAGAAAGAACAGGTGCGGTGACCTTTGTGCCGCCTACCGTTGACTCAGCAGTACGGATCTTTTCAGTAAGCATTGGGTGTATATTCATGACTATATTACCTATATTGTCTATCTGAGGCACGACATCGAGAACAAGCCCGATAGTTACATATTTTGGTGTTGAAGTGGTTACCGGAGGGTTGCCGGAAGATACCGTTGTTGTTGTTTCGAAGAACACATCTTCAGTTGCGACTTTTATAACAGCTCTCTGGTTATTCAGGGTTGAGATCTTCGGGCTTGAAACAATGTTTATTTTGCCCTGTGTTCTCAGAAGGTCAATAAAAGAATCAAATCTACCTCTTCCTACACCGAAACGTATATATTGTTCAGGGGCTGTAGGCAGCGTTTTCAAATTAGGTATATTAAAATATTGTGTTTGAGTAGTTACAAGTGCCTGTTCGATATTTAATGCAAATCCTTGCCATTGGGCACCGATAAGGCTCCAGTTGATACCTTCCTTTGATTCTTCGGTGAGCAATACTTCAACAATCTTGGCTTCTATCATTACCTGTCTTTGAACGGTTCCCTCAACCGTTTCAAGGAAAAGTGCAATATGTTTTAAATTTTTCGGGTAATCCATAACCATGATTACCGAAGCCTGCCTGTTTAAGATAAATTTTCCCTGGGGAGAAAGGAAAGTTTTTATATTGTTTTCTATATCTCTCCATAAATCAGTTTCCGTACCCGTTGATACTACAATATTTGCCTGACCGCCGCCGGTTGCTGTTGTTGCACCTGTGCCGCCAGGTACGGCTCCTGTCGTGCTGCCGGTGACTGTGCTGGAAGTTTGTGTTTGTGCTGTGTTCCTTCCGGTTGAGGTTGCTCCGCTTATGATGCCAATTCCTGTTTTATTTAATGTAATATAATTAAGTGTAAAAATACGTGTTTCAATCTTCGGTTTTGAAACATAAACGCTTTTATCCTCAATTTTAAATGAATAATTGAGGGGCTCAAGTATATATTCGAGTGCTTTGTTAAGTGTTACATTTTTTAAATCTACAGTACATGCACCCTTTACGTCAGGTTCAATAATAACGTTATAATTGGTCTGTTTGGAAATAGCTCTCAGTACATCTTTTATATCAGCTTCTCTCAATGAAAATGAAAAGACCTCTTTCGGTCCTTCAATTTCTATTTTTTTTACCTTTTCCATTTGAGGCATTACAGGGCTTCCAATATCAACGGGTTGGACAATTTTGGGCTTTTCCTTAACAGACTCGACAGAAGAACATGATGAAAAAAGTAGAAAAAATGCTGCAAAGTAAAAAAAACGCATTCTCATTTTTGCACCTCTATTGAGGGTTCTTTTGAAGATGCTTCGCCAACAATGCTTGCCACAGGAATCACCCTCCTGTTGCCCTTACGAACAAGAATAACCCTGTCTTTCCATATTTCCTGAACTTTTTCGTCTCCTATAAAATCACCTTTTTCTACAATGTCATTGCCGATGATTGCAAGCCTTCCTTTATTACTTTCAAGTATAGCAAGCAGTTTAAGCCCTATTCTGGGTTGCTCAACGCGTTTTTCATCTACCGATTTTGGCAGTTGAAAAGGGTCTCTGTCCCATATGAAATTAGTTTTTGCAATTTGCTGTTTAGGTCTTTCAAACAGCTCAACAGGGATTGCGGAAAATTGTGACGAAGACTGAGGAGTTGTCGCGGCAGTATCTGCAGGGAGGGTTGTTTTGGACGGCAGCTTCTTTTTCCCTGTAAAAAAAAGCATATATGCCGAAAATACTATGGTAAGTATGAGGGCAATTATAATGGGTTTACTTACTTTCAAGTATCTGTTTTTCCTTCCATGCTTTGAATTCTATCACAAATATTCCAGCTAAAACAGGGTATTCCTTTTCATCATAGGACAGCCTTGCATTCAAAATTCCTTTAAAAGAGTTATGGTTCTCCAGTTCCTCCAGGAATTTTCCCATTTCTAAAAACCTTCCCTTTAATCCGATTTCAATTGTAGGGTATATCAACGTAGATGTTCTCTTTTTATCAATTGAACTGAGTGAACTATTAAAATCTGTAATAAGTAAGCCGCTTTTTTTTGCCGTCATTACTATATCTTTCATAACTCCGGGAAATTCGTCAAGAACAGGAATTATTGCCTGAGATGTTTTTAATAGGTGCTCTATTTTAATGCCTTTAT containing:
- a CDS encoding ATPase, T2SS/T4P/T4SS family — its product is MIQRIRKKLGEILIEAKRLQEEDIYKALVEQKKYGERLGKVLIKMGLLTEKDIIDTVSKQLGIPIVNLDEKDIPKELVKLISEDIAKNYLIIPFERRFNVLKLAMVDPLDINAMDEVTRIVRMEVDPCITTEGEMKRALEKYYGVKTIVEETLQKMKEEEATVKPEEEEEEEEEKITFESGDEEPVIRFVNSLLTQAVADSASDIHIEPGEKTLRIRMRIDGKLREIPAPPKKMFLPIVSRIKIVAGMDIAKSRIPQDGRFDIKEGTKDLGIRVSTYPTIYGEKAVLRMLDKSAALYGIDRIGFFSDDEEKIKNVIKRPYGFILSTGPTGSGKSTTLYAILNYINTPEKNIITIEDPVEYTIESISQSQVNPRAGLTFDVGLRAILRQDPDVIMVGEIRDRETATIAVHSALTGHIVLSTFHTNDAAGSATRLVEMGVEPFLVASSLTCVIAQRLLRKICPDCKEEYMPARSVLDSINIKENIPLYRGRGCPVCKYTGYKGRTGVFEVLIVDDSIRALIVDKSSSEVIKKAAKARGMMEMKDDAVRKAIAGITTLEEALNTTKID
- a CDS encoding type IV pilus twitching motility protein PilT, whose protein sequence is MNIKDMLHFMIEKSASDLHLIAGIPPSIRIDGELSYIHATYLTEKDLKSFFDELVEDSAKKNAFFNDRELDFAYELKGKARFRVNVYFQKSIIAFAIRLIPVNIPKLEDLNLPNILKDLTRKPNGLILVTGPTGSGKSTSLAAMIDMINEEQSLHVVTVEDPIEYVYKPKKSIISQREVGEDTLSFSNALKRVLRQDPDVILIGEMRDLETMQAAITAAETGHLVFSTLHTTSASQTIDRIIDVFPPYQQPQIRSQLSITLQGVITQKLLKRIDIKGRIPTTEVLIITPAVRNMIREGKTYQVYSSIELGKEYGMHTMEQNLNDLLSRRIIKWEDAYAVASMADYIKHQVTGDNK
- a CDS encoding PilT/PilU family type 4a pilus ATPase — encoded protein: MKKVNLTEIVEKGISQGVKSIFFFKDLPPLGNNRNIIKLNDVVLGSEEINSLLKTTATAWQYETFEGKKELDYSYEINGLGRFRINAFLRMGNIGLVMRPIPNKVPSFSALGLPEILKKLTKKQNGLVLITGPTGSGKSTTLASLIDLINKERACHIVTIEDPIEFVYKSEKSIISQREVGKDTKSFQSALKRVLREDPDVILVGEIRDSETMKIVIEMAETGHLVFSTLHTINVVQTLNRIIDFFPEYEKNQIRNQLSQLLQCVVSQRLVQRADGKGFVCACEVMTTTQSIKTLIKEDKVHQIFSIMDISKKDDMISMDKSLLKLYENGLIDMPEMIFESSKEKGFIERIFETTPNKNQTLTGIRPLKLEKEMILYEADFSLNNLSFFDASGMLFDTPIGLLFRDRGPLKEDLNFIADYTILNGKKNIFSLKSFCNLSYKILETKVEKAWYLFRLRMVSDNNEDIEIPKIPLELIKDNEWHTLTIPVSKVYSGKTVKCYMLLFDNDIKEIAFNNIFFV
- a CDS encoding tetratricopeptide repeat protein, whose amino-acid sequence is MSLILDALKKAQEERKKVKPDVRSSIQTVYTKNKNIFYITLSAITGIVLLVSILPMMLRTKPIQPSSKIFASKGQPVMQRVEKTVEKAQPAEVKEPDTELKPVDKVGATTKIEEKANTKGNEKTETSAKTSFNAKSEDKTLKNKSRNLETNATETVHGKITGLEPKEIPALKKKTARLKSTYVNTSALPVNPRKEIPSASMEHTKVVVMKVDEERIMSMYNEALLETEKGRTKEAKKLYLNILSEQPNNIEVLNNLGVIAMREGNANEALMYFRRILEKKPDYTKAYNNTGIIFMREGDRKLAEEYFKKAIDMDKDGAEAYINLSGLLRHQKRYDEASRVLENLIRRGNKNPSTYLSIALIKDDMGEIKEAIKYYRFYLREGGKIEEKNKVIERLKILEESQFNRNS
- a CDS encoding secretin N-terminal domain-containing protein, which translates into the protein MRMRFFYFAAFFLLFSSCSSVESVKEKPKIVQPVDIGSPVMPQMEKVKKIEIEGPKEVFSFSLREADIKDVLRAISKQTNYNVIIEPDVKGACTVDLKNVTLNKALEYILEPLNYSFKIEDKSVYVSKPKIETRIFTLNYITLNKTGIGIISGATSTGRNTAQTQTSSTVTGSTTGAVPGGTGATTATGGGQANIVVSTGTETDLWRDIENNIKTFLSPQGKFILNRQASVIMVMDYPKNLKHIALFLETVEGTVQRQVMIEAKIVEVLLTEESKEGINWSLIGAQWQGFALNIEQALVTTQTQYFNIPNLKTLPTAPEQYIRFGVGRGRFDSFIDLLRTQGKINIVSSPKISTLNNQRAVIKVATEDVFFETTTTVSSGNPPVTTSTPKYVTIGLVLDVVPQIDNIGNIVMNIHPMLTEKIRTAESTVGGTKVTAPVLSVREVDTLVKVREGESVIIGGLIKDFSTNDEQGIKGLMSIPGLGSFFKTKTDYSYRSELVIFLTPMIIYGKDSQ
- the pilO gene encoding type 4a pilus biogenesis protein PilO, whose protein sequence is MKFKPLYIWLAAPVIVVIVWTLAFYMPLLSKTKIKNQELSKLKMEEQGINNDISNMLQIKDKGIKIEHLLKTSQAIIPVLDEFPGVMKDIVMTAKKSGLLITDFNSSLSSIDKKRTSTLIYPTIEIGLKGRFLEMGKFLEELENHNSFKGILNARLSYDEKEYPVLAGIFVIEFKAWKEKQILESK